AGACTCTACCTGTATCTGTGTTTGGTCATTTCTATCACGTCTCAGTGGGCGGTTACAGCATGAAATGTTTGGAGGATCGTCTTCGCTGTCACTTCCGTCCCATTCGTGTACCAGTGGTTCAGTGTCATCACAATAGTAAGGTGCTGGTGTTCTGGTCTTCCTTATAGGAGGGAGGTCCTCCCAGGGTTTCCCTGGCAGCCAGTCACAAGGGAGTCACAGGTTTCGATGTAGAGTACGGCTATAGTTCCCTGACTTGATTCTGGCCTTACGTCGTATACTGGGCTCCCCTCCCCCTTTCTTGCAACGACCAGATGAATTTGGTCTTCCCAGAACGCACGGAGCTTTCCTGGTCCACCACGAGGAGTGAGGTTGCGTACCAGGACACGATCTCCTACTTGCAGCGCTGATGATCTTACTCGTTTGTCATAATTCTTTTTCCCTCTCATGGCACTTTTCATGGCAGATTTTGACGCGAGTGAGTAAGCTTCTTGCATGGCAGACTTCCACTTGGTAACATACTCAGCATGTGATTTGGCTCCCGTTTCCTCCTCGAGATCAAACATTACATCAATTGGCAGGCGAGGATTACgaccaaataaaagaaaaaatggagcaTAACCTGTTGACTCATGGACAGTGCAGTTGTATGCATGAACGAGTTTATTTACATGATCTCTCCAGCTGGATTTGTGAGTTTCAGGTAGGGTTCGCAACATACTGAGTAACGTACGGTTCATTCTCTCAACCAAGCCATTGCCCTGTGGATGGTATGGAGTAGTCTTCGAGTGCATTACTCCAGAGAGTTCCTCAAGCCTCTTGAACAAACGGTTTTCAAACTCGCCTCCCATGTCATGATGGATTTTCTCAGGAAACCCAAAGCGTGGGATGAAATCATTGAAGATCCTGTCTGCAGCAGTAATAGCGGTCTTATTCCTCGTTGGGTACGCTTGCGCATACTTGGTAAAGTGATCTACCACCACCAGgatatatgcatagcctcctgaGCTCCGCTCTAGGTGCACAAAGTCTATAGAAACCATTTGAAGAGGAGCCGTTGTTGTAATTGGCTGTAATGGTTCTCTTGTTGGTAGATTTGGACGTCTCTGTTTTAGGCATCGGCATACGTGATGGATAAAGTTCTTTACATCTCTCCTCATGTGTGGCCAATAAAATCTCTTTCGGGCCAGAGCTAGCACTCTCTCAACACCAAGGTGTCCCATTTCTTCATGGAGTTCACAGTAAACGGTGCGACGAAATTTCAGTGGGAGAACAACTCTTCCTGTGTACATGAAACTTGTGCCACTCGTTCAGGAGCTTACGAACCAAAGGTGATTCTTGGTACTTTTCCTTCACTGTCGGCTTGTGGTTTGCTTTGAGTCATTCAAGGACGCGTCCAATGTGAGGGTCTTCTTTCTGTGCTTTCATTAAATCCACCACTCTTACTCGATTGCAAGCTGCTAATGACAGGGCGTCGACAAGATGCAGTTCCTCTTCTCCATCAGTCAGGGCTGTCAGCCAAATTGAGTCCCCATTTGACAATGCCTGGACTGCAGAGATTGATGCATGCAAGCTTTCGGGAGTTAACTTCTCAGTACAACTGTCCATGTAGGTGTGGAAGTCACGGGGCAATCGGGAAAGGCTATCAGCATCAGCATTCAACCTGCCTGGTCGATACCGTATTTCAAAGTTAAAGTCTGCAAGCTCTCCCACCCACCGCAATCCTGTAGCATTTAACTTAGCAGATGTTAAGACGTAAGTGAAGGGATTGTTGGCGGTGTATACTACGAAGTCAGGAGCGGAATAGAGGTGGTCCCTGAACTGTTCTGGCACTGCCCGTTTCAATGCTAAGGATTCCACTGTGGCAGAGGGAATGTGGGAGTTGCGTGCAGGCGGGGTGAGAGTGCTAGAGGCATATGCAATTACTCGGGTAGAGCCGTTCTGCTTCTGATACAAGACCGCTCCCAAGCCATCCTGTGATGCATCGGTGTGTACAATGAATGGCGCATTATAATCTGGGTATGCCAGTAGAGGAGGTGAAGTTATTTTACCTATTAGGGTAGCCAACGCAGACTGGTGCCTGGGTTCCCACTTCACTGGTGACGAAGATGGTAACTGTCCACTACGCAACCCTGGGCTCTGTCTGGTTGAGGTAGCATTCTTTTTCCCCAGCAGGTCAGGATTGAGGAGATCGTAAGCGGGTTTTGCTATTTGTGCAAAGTTTTCGATATGACGGCGGTACACCCCAAGTAGACCCATGAGTCTTCTTACTTCTCCAACGGTCCGCggttttaaattcttcattgcaATCACTGCATTTGTAGCTTTGGGATCTATCCGGTACCCGTCTTGAGAGATAATTCTTCCAAGGAAAGACACTTACCGTTTGAACAATGCACACTTTCCAGGCTTAAGCCTCACACCATAACTCCTCAACCGACGAAGAACTTTACGCAGATGTTCAATATTGCGAAAATGTTTCTGAGAATACAATTACATCATCTAAGTAGGGGATACACATCTCGTTACGCAGCTCGCCAAGACAGTTCTCCATAAATCTCTGAAAGTTTGCGGGCGCATTCATGAGTCCGAATGGTATTCGCACCCATTCGTATAATAAACGCAGTTAACGGTTGACTTTTCCCGCCGATGAACCCCTGATGATAGGCTTTTCCCTGATCTAAAACACTAAACCATGACTTGCCCCCTAGACTGTCTAACGCTTCCTGGATCCGAGGAATAGGATGCCGGTCTGGCActgttttcttatttaattcTCTGTAGTCTATACATAACCTCATTCCGCCATCTTTCTTGCGAACACAGACAACACTACTTGAGAATGGCGATTTGGACGGATGAAAGCTCGGTTCAGCAAGTCTTCAACGTAACCTTTAACTTCTGGGTAGAGTGGACGGGGTATGGAAATGTAATTCTTCTGCACTGGCTGGTCACTAGTCAATCTAATATCCATCTCCAATTCGGTAATGCAGCCGATATTATCATTGTTCGTTGCAAATGCATCCGCTTCATCAACCAACAACTGTCTTGCCTGCTCCTTTTGGTTTACCGTCAGTCCACTCAAATCAACTTCAGGTAACCATGGCAAGTCACTCTCAATCCGTTCAGCCGGTGTATCTCTTTCACAGGGCGGTCCCTCGCATGGGGTCGGTGTCTCAGGGTCCTTAAACCTGACTTCAATAGGAGTAACTGACCGGACCAGCTGGAGGCGCCCCAGGACAACTCTTCCAGGCAGGGTGATATCGTGGTTTGTGTTGTTGGTCACTGCGACTAATAAGATGGTTGCATCACCCTCCTTCACAGTGGTAAGGGATTCGTGGACTGCTAATCCTGCAGGCCAGGTTGTCAACTCATCTGGCTCAAAAATGACAGGGGTCTTATGGTAGATTGGTCCAGTATTAGCACGACAAGGTAAGTGAACAGGTGAACAGTCTCCCCTGCAGGGACAGTGTGTAGCTTCTTTGCAGATTTAACTAGACAAAGTTCATCAGAATTGGTAGTACGTATTAGGCTTATCGACGCTTGTATGTAACCACTTTTACTCGTTTTAAAGCTTCTTAACATCCTTCCCAGTAATGCATCATCTTCTTTGCCTTCAGTATTCTTGACCATTAATTCTATAACATTAAAACCAATGATGGGCTGCTCAATGTTCTCCATTGTCACCAAGAACGGAACCCTAGTTTCTGTCtcattttcatttgttaaccttacaTCAATCTCTATCCATCCACAGTAAGGGATATTCGTCCCATTTGCTGCTTGCAAACTTATGGACCCATCTGTACCAAGTAAGTGTTCAATATCCCTTATTTTGACTGTTGGTAGTTGGCGCTTCAGGAAATCTACTGAAACAATTGACACTTCGGCTCCTGTGTCCCATAAAACTTTTGTAGCCATGTCATCCAGGTAGCAGTCTACCAAACACTTTCTTCCCACCAGCTTAACTATACGTTCCTGTTGCCTGGGAGAGATGTGACTAGCATACACACCTCTGTCTTGGGCATCTCCTAACCCCTTTTCTTTAAACGATTCTCTCTCAGAGAGTTCCTTGATTGCTTTGCATAACACTTTATGCTTTGGCCAATGAGCCTTCTGGCAACGCACCGAACAATACCAAACAGACTGGCACCTTGAACACTGTAGTAACTGTGTGTGGCAATCGGGCTTCAGGCAACAACTACACTGGTGGGACTTCTCTTTCTCTGGCGAGGCTACTCCCTGTCCCACGGGGGTAGCCTGGCTGCGTTTCCCGGATAACTTCTGAGCCTGGTCTGACAGTAGCGTGAAATATGGTTCAAGCCACCACAGAGGTAGCAATGTGGGCATCGGTTGCCTTCCCCCTTCCTTCTACACTCTTGGCAACCAGGTTGTCTTGTTCCAGCTTTCACTCCACCCCCACCATGATGACTAGGTATCATAGTGTCTGCTTTCTGGTTACCTGCTACTTCCCGGAGGGTCTTAACTTCCGATTTCACTGTGGCCAGCTCTGCTTGTACAGCCTTCAGTGCAGCTAGGAGTGGTGAATCCTTCTGCAATTCTTTCCTTGTGGTTGGTTCTACTGCACTATCAACGGTGAACACCTTTGCAGACTTTCCCCTGTTGGTAAGACTGAACTTATTACTTCGCTCGGCTTCTGCCGATATGGCTAGGCTCATTGCTCCAATGAGGTCTTCGTCTGCGACTTTTGGGTTTTGAGTGAGAGGTCTTATTTTTGTACGGATGGTTTCATCAGCGAGACCAGTTTCCAAGGCATGCAGGAACAAACTTTGCACTGAGGAAGCATCATACTTAACCTCACTATCACACTCTTTTGAAGCACTAATTATCTTCTGTCTAATCGTGAGTGCTCTCATCAAAAATGACTGCGGGTCTTCATTGGGCAGCTGGGCAATGTTTGTTAGAAGCTGGTAAAGTTCTGTGgcatttttctcatgaaaatggAAGCGAAGAATCTTACGCAGCCTGGGCAGGGTTAGGTCAGTCATGTTTTCTAGATAGCTTCTTAGTTGCAGGCCTGGCTGTATAGCACGGACTACGGCACTAACTACTTCCTTATCCGAGTATCCCTTGGCAAGCCCTGATTCTATTTGGGATATTAGAGCTTGATAACCCAGCTTATCCTTCTGGCCAGGGTCGCCCACCACTCCTGGTATTTTAAAATCTCTGTGGAATATGCTTTGCTCAACCCCTTTAACTGGAAACTTAATCGTGCCTTCGTCCTTCACTGAGTCAGTAAgcttttctttctgcatttttgccaatttttccACGACTTGTTGCTGCTTATACTCTAATGTACCCAGTTCTTCCTTGAGTTTCTTTAGGTCGCCTATGTTTTCTAATTCTTCTTGGCCGTAATTATCTTCCATTCCCTCGAGTGGCGGTGGGCCCAAATGTGCGATTAACCCATCGACATACTCAATTTGATCATCGTCGGACAAATCCTCAACTGAATCCTCAATTTTTCGTCTGATGGCCCGAATAACACTTAATTTCCTCTGGCCCTCTACTGCCGACTTTTCAACTTTAGCATGAAGAGCAAATTCACATAACCTACTCAAgtccaacgacaaaattttGCGAGCCAGGAGAATCAGTTTctcctccgccattttgcttTTACATATAAACAACACGATCATAAACCCGCATGTATAAAATCCAATAAAACAGCGTTCCTATCTTCCCTGGCCTCGAATCCACACCCTATTATCTTATGACCAGCTGTCCACACCAAATGTTCCCTTAAACTACAACCCGTTGCATCCTGCTCGACAAAACGTTGTCCATGGAAACACAAAATTAAGGTGTAATGGCGGCGATACACTCACGTCCTCGTACACAGTGATCAATCGACCGTCAAAACAGTTACAACCATTCAGTTTCTTCCACAAtttctcccggacaggcccccaaaatgttacacaagaaatccacacaatgttgaattattccacgtgtatttccacagtttttaacttaactgtttagcttcataactttttcaaaagcacatggttcTCTCTCTGACGTCACATGACGTCGCATACAGTGTCCAGTCCTCTGGCGGATTTCTATATCTaacaaaatcatcttcacttacagtggcaaaacgactactggcagccattttgtccgtcgaggtgattatcggctattagtataaatacacaggtgattatacaaaatcgcgcgctctcattaactcgctatctcggattatcagccgataatcacctcgatggacaaaatggctgccagtggtcattttgccactgtaagtgaagatgatttcgcgttgaaatggtttttttctctcttttttgaaataatcacctgtatatttatactaaaacaattcttcgcctcaggctcagtgattatcggtgaatattcacctcaacttcgtctcggtgaatattcaccgataatcacttcgccttcggcgaataattgttaaataatccaagatagcgacccaatgagagcgcgcgattttgtataatcacctttgtatttatactaacaagtgttattgaaatccaaaatgagAATTTTTGGTAACCACATAATTGGGTATGAAGCTTTaacatgcaaagaaatgtatggcatTCTCTCTTGAATTGAAGCTGAATTATCTGAATtatcccaattttctttttggatacaaagagtacttactaagatctattttctctggatagttttaaaccgcgctaaaatatcactgtattggtaagcatcacctaTAGGAAACCCGAATATCTcaagatgtgcagaacgtatacatgagcaataacaatagtaggctcTGTCCTTTATGATGGCAGACATTCCATCCCCTTCTGAAGGAAGATAGGGAGTATTTTCTAGCGCCTGTAAAGGGGTCTGGGGTTAATGCTCCCcaggaaatttgcaaatttaggtTCCTtcaagtggcatttcctgcattttgcagattttgacatcatttttgtcGTATTCTAGAAGGTCTTTATTCTTACCTTTTCGTGATTGTCTGCACAACACGCCCGGGGTGTTCAATGAAGAGACTGAGCAAGACATTATGGATAAGAAAGTGTAATACAAAATGTTTTACACTCAGATCACAAAAAAATGCTTAAGataagcaatttttttccttgttttcagaatttcatgataaatcaGGAGAATCTGATAAAAATCGGGATAGTGAGAGTACACTTTGAACTGAGAATTGTCACTCGTGCTGTGAGTGAATATTGTGACATTCAACAAATACTGGACTTGTGCTCTCCAAGTTATTTGAAGTACTGAATTTCACAATGAGTGGCCCTGGTCCACCTTTTGCTATAAAATATTGGAGCTTGAATAGCATACTTACCTGTAGCTATTAGAGGGTGATGTGacgtgctagttttctacccatatgaaccatgtgagcgttaccctactaatggaaatgggtccacacaaggacagagaaacacCGGGGCTCGACACTAAcggtagccaactagccacagcctagtgaaatttcagttttggctagTAGATTTTGAGCTGCACTAGCCATTGGGGCTAGTACAGATTATCATGAAGTGGAGttctggacgaaaacaaaactgaaaattatTTCCTACGGATAAGGTAAAAGGAGAGAATAGAAAATAACAACAGAAACTGTGAGCGGATTCTATGGAATTTACTGCCTTAGAAAATTAAAcgataagttgaaaaaaaaaaattaaggggAAACCAACGCGGATTACAGTTTCCCACGCCACGTTGCGAACGATTAATCACGAGTAAAATCACAGCTGAAATCATGCTGAACTTCTCGGCTGCTGTTTCCATATGGGCGTAACTTTATCGCAAACAATCGCAAGCACCTTCCGAGAGCTTGATCACAAACAGTTTGCGTAAATGGAAACACCTTTTACGTTCATCGCCGATAATCGCCGATGATCGCAAACAAGACGCAAGAGATAGAAATTGTTCTATTGTTACGTCTTGTTGGCGACGAGTAGCAATGCAAAAGCGAGGAAACAATGATATGGAAACACAATCGTAAACTGTTTCAGATTGTTTGCGATCAACCGACGATATTTTTGTGCACGTGATATGTTTTGACGAATTAGAGGCAAATATATGAAAATGTCGTCCGAGTACGATTGTGGCCCTGAATAATTTTGCACAAAATGGGGCTGCAGTCTATAcatggtacatgtatttataaatAACATCCTAACAAAATTTTGTTTAACTTGAAATCCCCGTGATAAATTTGCGAAGTTCTTTGCTGATTACTCAGGTGTAGCTTTCagacttttgcataataattcattattgtgcattacattaattttgtatgaCTAGCTcggtgagcgggcaagatgaatcAAATCCTGTGCTACATGTATGATTGGCTacctgagcgggcaagatggtgTTATCTTGCCTGCTtgggatttcttgcttggttctgcaagatcaaagatcaatttttggtgttttagcccctataataaatcctttattgaccaagcttgttcggtcaagatggctggatattggcctccttcttttttttgcatgtttatggacTGAGATGAATAaacacttggccaatatccagccatcttgaccaaacaagcttggtcaataacccatatttatcAGCCAATTAAGCGAAGTAATTTGCTTGGGATACTGAAAAcaatattgatgatgatgatgatgacgatgatgatgatgattgtttAAGCCCCTGATTCAATTTTAAAACCCTTTTACAGTCCTTGTACTCTACATGATATTTGTTTCtagctctttttttttcattgtgtttTTTCAGCAAAACAAACCATTCTTCTCTTTCTTAGTACTCAGTGTATTTCATCTTGCTAATTCTCCTCTCCTTTACTTCTGACCTGTGTTTTTCCGTTGTTTAGATTTCAAGCTGATGGAAAATCCTGCAGGCGTGGTCCTCGGTATCTCAAGGTCCAGCTGAATTCTAAAATCAATTTTGTTTGTCCAAATGCGGCAACTGTGCTTCAGAAACGTTCAACAGCCGTTCAGGCATCAGCCATGTATGAAAAcctttggttgcttgagaaTAAAACAGCGTTTGAGAATTGTGATAGAACAATGGATCCAAAAGCAAGACGTCTGTTAACATGCTCATCTCCAGGTCAACTGACATATACTTCGGTCATTTTTGCTCAGTTTACAGCAGAAGAGGATGGTCTGAAATTTGTTGGGGGCAGAACATACTATTTTATTGGTAGGTAGATCTACAGCTGTATCTGCACAGTACGTGCACATATATGAAAGTACCAACATAGAATGATATGCATTCAGGCTTTGATTTGCCCAGGGTCCACTTTCAGATTATTAGTTCTATTCAATTTACAATCtgtcattgttttgtttcatcTCTGTGTCAGTGGCCATGTTAATGTTGCAAAACAGAGAAATGAGGGTATTATTGGAGTCCCATTTATGATAATCCTTTTGCAATGGAGCTCTTACTATTCTATTGCAAATACTCTGACTTATTATTTTGTTCAGTTGTTTTAAAACTTGGCGACTTGTCACACATGTAGAAACCAAGAGTTTTATGAAGCTAGGAAACTTATTCTGTTGTGAACATTCCTAATTATTATAAACCCCACACACAGCTTCTAAAGATTCATTGGATGTATCTTAACAGACATCATTATCACTTATCATAGTTATTTCATTCCATTCCTCAGTACCTCAGTTATGCAGTGACACTTGTCTCAATTTATGTATTTTACCAAAAATTATTGATGTTAAAGAATTGATGTACATATATAAATTATGTACATactatgtacatgtagtagTTTGCAATGCAATTGGTGGAGGTCGGCAAATGagacttttcttttgtttttctgttgtcaTGGTGCAGCTGAAGTATAGTTCTGACAAGTTCATGGGTGTACTGCGATCAAGATAACCCCAAAATACAGGGTATCTAGGATATAAATGTAACCATTATCAGCCGTAGACATCTTTACCTAAATTATTTGAAGTGGGGATTTTCAAACAGTTTATTTTATTCCATCTGCATGGTAGAGCTTTTACCAACACTGAGCTGAAGATACGTTTTACATGTAGTATAAAATAATTGTTAGGTGGAATGCCAaaggcataccacgtcttaaaaccagtctggtgtcttttttttgttggtagtcacaaatgtgcgtACCctacggatattgaattaatctccgatcgggtgTATTTACATTTATTCCCTCCAGTAAGTCCAAACTTCTCTACCCCGAGGAGAACTCATATTCTTTCCCAACCTTCACAATTATCTGCGaacgcgttagaccactcggccaccgtaaTACACTTCCGTTAATCTTGATGAACGCAAAGATTTAGTGTGGAATCTTTTTGCCTGCCATGCATACGATtgattcagtattaaactaccggtattcgataaagtggacagatgctttttctttgagaatggcaagctttaaaggtaaggataatattctacgttatttctagatcttgcctCGTACATGTACTTTTGTGTTCTACTGTGAACActattttgcatacaacgaatacttcattagaagtattttgcatagaacgaatactccaatatttcttgggaaccagtttgtttgCCGTTTTGAcaatgaaagaaaataagaaaatagatttcaacggccaaacaagataaaaaatgaaaccgAATTAGCCATCGCTTCCACGGGGACTTGCTGCGgtccccatccaagtactaacctcattcggaggagcttaactttaGCTGACAcgtggactagcatcaacgattgtgatctttgtg
The Montipora capricornis isolate CH-2021 chromosome 10, ASM3666992v2, whole genome shotgun sequence genome window above contains:
- the LOC138018702 gene encoding ephrin-B1-like codes for the protein MKAVLFLLSYLVVDLVYVLGSDIFKSVNWALQNALFQADGKSCRRGPRYLKVQLNSKINFVCPNAATVLQKRSTAVQASAMYENLWLLENKTAFENCDRTMDPKARRLLTCSSPGQLTYTSVIFAQFTAEEDGLKFVGGRTYYFIATSDGTESSLNNTFGGHCDDPSMKVNMKIAVYICKKNKGNKQICLLPS